The Bryobacteraceae bacterium genome includes a window with the following:
- a CDS encoding alkaline phosphatase: MRRSVFLILALSLALLPAAAQKRAKNVIVFLADAGGVSTVSAASLHGYGEPLKLFIQSWPNMGLSDTTTATNYVSDSAAGMTAIVTGVKTQNGVISMGPDAERGKKDGRILKTLLEYAEEKGLSTGVVTNMSIADATPAACYGHANDRRKQGELFLQIFSPRFGDGPDVVIGAGRKTIWGQAGAQIEEAAQKAGRKIYDSLGAVPATEKRPIVVAETEPDVAAASLRALELLSQNRKGYFLMIEWDAHTDNVRKGLDNLVNFDRLIREIAAKVNLNDTLLVFTADHSFELWITGGRRGVPLLAGLDEWLAKNSPKEETRIPALRVGHSHTGEEVLVTAIGAGAERVRGYMPNTRIFDIIMQAWGWRPEPR, translated from the coding sequence ATGCGCCGATCTGTTTTCCTCATTCTCGCCCTGTCGCTGGCCCTGCTGCCGGCCGCGGCCCAGAAACGGGCGAAGAACGTGATCGTGTTTCTCGCTGACGCCGGAGGCGTCTCGACCGTCAGCGCGGCCAGTCTCCATGGCTACGGCGAGCCTCTCAAGCTGTTCATCCAGAGCTGGCCGAACATGGGGCTGTCGGACACGACCACGGCCACGAACTACGTCAGCGACTCCGCCGCCGGCATGACAGCCATCGTCACCGGCGTGAAGACGCAGAACGGTGTCATCAGCATGGGGCCGGACGCCGAGCGCGGCAAGAAGGACGGCCGGATCCTGAAAACGCTTCTGGAGTACGCCGAAGAAAAAGGGCTGTCGACGGGCGTCGTCACCAACATGTCCATCGCCGATGCAACGCCCGCAGCCTGCTACGGCCATGCCAACGACCGCCGCAAGCAGGGCGAGCTCTTCCTGCAGATCTTCAGCCCGCGTTTCGGAGACGGGCCGGACGTCGTCATCGGCGCAGGCCGCAAGACGATCTGGGGCCAGGCCGGCGCGCAGATCGAGGAAGCCGCGCAGAAGGCCGGACGAAAGATCTACGATTCGCTCGGGGCCGTTCCGGCCACAGAGAAGCGCCCCATCGTCGTGGCCGAGACCGAGCCGGACGTCGCGGCGGCCTCGCTGCGCGCGCTCGAGCTGCTGTCCCAGAACCGCAAAGGCTACTTCCTGATGATCGAGTGGGACGCCCACACGGACAACGTCCGCAAAGGGCTCGACAACCTGGTGAACTTCGACAGGCTGATCCGTGAAATCGCCGCGAAAGTGAATCTCAACGACACGCTCCTCGTATTCACCGCCGATCATTCTTTCGAGCTCTGGATCACGGGCGGGCGGCGCGGCGTGCCGCTGCTGGCGGGTCTGGACGAGTGGCTGGCGAAAAACAGTCCGAAGGAGGAGACGCGCATTCCGGCGCTGCGCGTGGGCCACTCGCACACCGGCGAAGAAGTGCTGGTGACCGCAATCGGCGCGGGCGCGGAGCGGGTGCGCGGCTACATGCCGAACACGCGGATCTTCGACATCATCATGCAGGCGTGGGGCTGGCGTCCGGAGCCGCGCTGA
- a CDS encoding pyridine nucleotide-disulfide oxidoreductase: protein MGSPDSLPSVSRRRLLQASLAAGAAAAAGIYVWSQPVSSARARIVVIGGGAAGLSIAARLARALEKPDITLIDPAGWHDYQPGYTLMAAGIFQPHEIRRRQERLIPDGVRVVQDRAVFVDAPKNLVIPAGGARIPYDCLVLAPGLEMHFEAIEGISRERLGEGNVHCAYDFRSARRCWEAIRQFAATGGRAVFTDTWTRVKCGGVPKKICFITEDYCRRRGARQRAEFRFYTAADHLYDVEPFRRRLEEICRERSIPVELEHRVRSVDTHARRVVLEKRIRPVSGGLEPRVETVTVDYDFLHIVPPMSAPRFVVDSGLTEDPETGRREDWVPADRFTLAHKRYSNIFVAGDAAGIPTSKTAAAIRMQAPVVAANVIAAIEGRRPEARYDGYAACPFITEYGKVLMAEFDYTKQPRPTLPWLDPGREHRAGWILKRHVLKPVYFELMLRGLA, encoded by the coding sequence ATGGGTTCTCCGGATTCCCTTCCCTCAGTGTCCCGCCGCCGGTTACTCCAGGCGTCGCTGGCGGCCGGCGCCGCTGCCGCCGCAGGAATCTACGTCTGGTCGCAACCCGTCAGTTCGGCGAGGGCCAGGATCGTTGTCATCGGGGGAGGAGCCGCCGGTCTCAGCATCGCCGCCCGTCTGGCGCGCGCCCTGGAGAAGCCCGATATCACGCTGATTGATCCTGCCGGGTGGCATGACTATCAGCCGGGCTACACGTTGATGGCGGCCGGGATCTTCCAGCCGCACGAGATCCGGCGCCGCCAGGAGCGGCTGATCCCGGACGGTGTCCGCGTGGTTCAGGACCGGGCAGTTTTCGTTGACGCGCCGAAGAACCTCGTCATTCCTGCCGGCGGCGCACGAATCCCTTACGACTGCCTCGTGCTCGCCCCTGGCCTGGAAATGCACTTCGAGGCGATTGAGGGCATCTCCCGAGAACGGCTGGGGGAGGGAAACGTCCACTGCGCTTACGATTTCAGGAGCGCCCGGCGATGCTGGGAGGCCATCCGCCAGTTTGCCGCCACGGGCGGACGCGCGGTCTTCACCGACACGTGGACCAGGGTCAAGTGCGGAGGCGTGCCCAAGAAGATCTGCTTCATCACCGAGGATTACTGCCGGCGGCGCGGCGCGCGCCAGCGGGCCGAGTTCCGCTTCTATACCGCCGCCGACCACCTCTATGACGTCGAGCCGTTCCGGCGGCGGCTGGAGGAGATCTGCAGGGAGCGCTCCATCCCCGTTGAACTCGAGCATCGCGTGCGCTCCGTCGACACGCACGCACGCCGCGTCGTGCTGGAGAAGCGGATCCGTCCGGTCTCGGGCGGGCTCGAACCCCGCGTCGAGACGGTCACTGTGGACTATGACTTCCTCCATATCGTGCCGCCCATGTCGGCGCCGCGGTTCGTGGTCGACTCCGGGCTTACTGAGGATCCGGAGACAGGCCGGCGCGAGGACTGGGTTCCGGCCGACAGGTTCACCCTGGCGCACAAACGGTATTCGAACATCTTCGTGGCCGGCGACGCCGCCGGAATTCCGACCAGCAAGACGGCAGCCGCCATCCGCATGCAGGCGCCCGTTGTGGCTGCCAACGTGATCGCCGCCATCGAGGGCAGGCGGCCGGAGGCGCGTTACGACGGGTACGCCGCGTGCCCCTTCATTACGGAATACGGCAAAGTCCTGATGGCCGAGTTCGACTATACGAAGCAGCCCCGTCCTACCCTGCCCTGGCTCGATCCGGGCCGCGAACACCGCGCCGGCTGGATTCTGAAGCGCCACGTTCTGAAGCCCGTCTACTTCGAGCTCATGCTCCGCGGGCTTGCCTGA
- the rpsT gene encoding 30S ribosomal protein S20, with the protein MANHVSSLKRVRITKRRTAINKIRKSRMRHAIRALRRALEKKDLAAAAQLMPKTFSLIDRAAKWGIIKDNTASRYKSRLHKRLKALEGAPSQA; encoded by the coding sequence ATGGCCAACCATGTTTCATCTCTGAAGCGCGTGCGCATCACGAAGCGGCGCACGGCCATCAACAAGATCCGCAAGTCCCGCATGCGCCACGCCATCCGCGCGCTGCGCCGGGCGCTCGAAAAGAAGGATCTCGCCGCCGCCGCGCAGCTCATGCCGAAGACGTTCTCGCTGATCGACCGCGCCGCCAAGTGGGGCATCATCAAAGACAACACCGCCTCCCGCTACAAGAGCCGCCTGCACAAGCGGCTCAAGGCCCTCGAGGGCGCGCCCTCCCAGGCCTGA
- a CDS encoding ATPase, with protein sequence MARSGNIAGPARIEQLRIRNYRALREVEVRFTPLTILIGPNGSGKSTLFDVFNFLSECFRLGLRHAWDRRGKAKELRTRGSQGPIEFELKYRETPTSPLITYRLAIDEDLRGPFVAEEWLQWRRGAHGKPFRFLDYRSGQGEAVSGEDPDENARRVSIPLQSRELIAVNALGQFAEHPRVAALRSFISDWYVSYLSVDETRSQPEAGPQERLSKTGDNLANVLQFLAESHPDRLEKIFAVLRERVPRIEKVLAETMPDGRLLLQIKDAPFDQPVLARFASDGTLKMLAYLVVLYDPDPPQFIGIEEPENFLHPPLLPKLAEECRMATQRSQLLVTTHSPHFIDGARLEEVRILVRDQGGHTRISEPDSKLKALVDEGASLGYLWLSGHFNVDWPLLESGAR encoded by the coding sequence ATGGCGCGAAGCGGCAACATTGCAGGGCCGGCACGGATCGAGCAGCTCCGCATCAGAAACTACAGGGCTCTCCGGGAGGTCGAAGTCAGGTTCACACCCCTGACAATTCTCATCGGCCCCAACGGTAGCGGGAAGTCAACTCTGTTTGACGTTTTCAACTTCCTGTCAGAGTGTTTCCGACTCGGCTTGCGTCATGCCTGGGATCGGCGCGGGAAGGCGAAAGAGCTGCGAACCAGGGGCTCGCAAGGGCCAATCGAATTCGAGTTGAAGTACCGCGAGACGCCCACCAGTCCTCTCATTACTTATCGCCTTGCCATTGACGAGGATTTGCGGGGGCCCTTCGTGGCCGAGGAATGGCTGCAGTGGCGGCGAGGCGCTCATGGTAAGCCCTTCCGTTTTCTGGACTACCGGTCTGGGCAAGGAGAGGCTGTCAGCGGAGAAGACCCGGACGAGAACGCACGTCGTGTCTCCATCCCGCTCCAATCAAGAGAATTGATTGCGGTAAATGCCTTGGGACAGTTCGCTGAACATCCGAGAGTGGCAGCGTTGCGTAGTTTCATCAGTGACTGGTACGTTTCCTACCTATCCGTTGACGAAACGAGAAGTCAGCCTGAGGCTGGTCCGCAAGAAAGACTCAGCAAGACCGGGGACAACCTCGCCAATGTATTGCAGTTCCTTGCCGAGTCGCATCCGGACCGACTGGAGAAGATCTTCGCAGTGCTGCGGGAGCGAGTTCCACGAATTGAGAAAGTCCTGGCAGAGACAATGCCCGACGGGCGTCTGCTGCTTCAGATCAAGGATGCTCCCTTCGATCAGCCGGTCCTTGCCAGGTTCGCATCTGATGGGACGCTCAAGATGTTGGCCTACCTGGTGGTTTTATATGACCCTGACCCGCCGCAGTTTATCGGAATTGAGGAACCGGAGAATTTCCTCCATCCGCCGCTGCTTCCCAAACTGGCCGAGGAATGCAGAATGGCGACACAAAGATCCCAGTTGCTCGTGACAACCCATTCTCCTCATTTCATCGATGGAGCGCGGCTGGAGGAAGTGCGCATTCTTGTAAGGGATCAAGGGGGCCACACGCGGATTTCCGAGCCCGACTCGAAGTTGAAAGCTCTCGTAGATGAAGGTGCCAGCTTGGGCTATTTGTGGCTCAGCGGCCACTTCAACGTCGACTGGCCGCTGCTGGAATCGGGCGCTCGCTGA
- a CDS encoding DNA recombination/repair protein RecA encodes MPLDEKEKQRLLAVTLGNIEKQYGKGIIQRLGSHEAVVPVSVIPSGSVSLDYALGVGGFPRGRIIEIFGPESSGKTTIALQVVAQAQKNGGMAAFVDVEHALDPVYAKKLGVDVDNLLVSQPDYAEQALEITAALINSNAIDVVVVDSVAALVPKAELDGEMGDSFVGVQARLMSQAMRKLTGIVAKSNTCLIFINQIREKIGVMFGNPETTTGGRALKFYSSVRLDIRRIAAIKDGENVTGNRTKVKVVKNKLAPPFREAEFDIMYGEGVSITGDLLDTAVAHNIVDKSGSWYSYNGERIGQGRENAKQFLKDHPEVLAQIDAQVRAALGLVAPQPKAEPAPAAEPAKATGARASRA; translated from the coding sequence ATGCCCCTCGACGAGAAGGAAAAACAGCGTCTGTTGGCGGTGACGCTTGGCAACATCGAGAAGCAGTACGGCAAGGGGATCATCCAGCGGCTGGGCTCTCACGAAGCCGTGGTGCCCGTCAGCGTGATTCCTTCCGGCTCGGTGTCGCTCGACTACGCGCTGGGCGTCGGGGGCTTTCCCCGGGGGCGCATCATCGAGATCTTCGGTCCGGAGTCTTCCGGCAAGACCACGATCGCACTCCAGGTGGTGGCGCAGGCGCAGAAGAACGGCGGCATGGCGGCGTTTGTCGACGTCGAGCATGCTCTCGACCCCGTCTATGCGAAAAAGCTCGGCGTGGACGTCGACAACCTGCTGGTGTCGCAGCCGGACTATGCCGAGCAGGCGCTGGAAATCACCGCGGCGCTGATCAACTCGAACGCCATTGACGTGGTGGTGGTGGACTCTGTGGCGGCGCTGGTGCCCAAAGCCGAGCTCGACGGCGAGATGGGCGACTCCTTCGTCGGCGTGCAGGCGCGGCTGATGTCCCAGGCGATGCGCAAGCTGACGGGCATCGTGGCCAAGTCGAATACGTGCCTGATCTTCATCAACCAGATCCGCGAAAAGATCGGCGTCATGTTCGGCAACCCGGAGACAACCACGGGCGGGCGCGCGCTCAAGTTTTATTCGAGCGTGCGGCTTGACATCCGCCGCATTGCGGCGATCAAGGACGGCGAGAACGTTACCGGCAACCGCACCAAGGTGAAGGTGGTGAAGAACAAGCTCGCCCCGCCGTTCCGCGAAGCCGAGTTCGACATCATGTACGGCGAAGGCGTCAGCATCACGGGCGATCTGCTGGACACCGCCGTGGCGCACAACATCGTCGACAAGAGCGGCTCCTGGTACAGCTACAATGGCGAGCGCATCGGCCAGGGGCGCGAGAACGCCAAGCAGTTCCTGAAGGACCACCCGGAAGTGCTGGCGCAGATCGACGCGCAGGTCCGGGCCGCGCTGGGGCTCGTGGCGCCTCAGCCCAAGGCCGAGCCCGCGCCCGCTGCCGAGCCGGCCAAAGCCACCGGGGCACGCGCCAGCCGCGCCTGA